The Streptomyces sp. DH-12 genome has a window encoding:
- a CDS encoding DUF5998 family protein, producing the protein MAKTSTTTQGLRAAIERSGYYPALVAEAVEAAVGGEPVRSYLVHQETTFDQNEVRRHVTVLVLTANRFIVSHTDEQAADSTSPTPYATTSTESVKLGRISSIVVSRVVANPESYTPGALPREIVLTIGWGAVSRIDLEPAACGDPDCEADHGYTGSSTADDLSLRVSEAGDGPETVRQALAFAQALSEATADLR; encoded by the coding sequence ATGGCCAAGACCAGTACGACGACCCAGGGGCTGCGGGCGGCGATCGAGCGCAGCGGTTACTACCCGGCTCTCGTGGCCGAGGCGGTGGAGGCCGCCGTGGGCGGCGAGCCCGTCCGGTCGTACCTGGTCCACCAGGAGACGACGTTCGACCAGAACGAGGTGCGGCGGCACGTCACCGTGCTCGTCCTCACCGCCAACCGCTTCATCGTCAGCCACACCGACGAGCAGGCCGCGGACAGCACCTCCCCGACCCCGTACGCCACCACGTCCACCGAGTCGGTCAAGCTCGGCCGGATCTCGTCGATCGTGGTCAGCCGCGTGGTCGCCAACCCGGAGTCGTACACGCCGGGCGCCCTGCCACGCGAGATCGTGCTCACCATCGGCTGGGGCGCCGTCTCCCGCATCGACCTGGAGCCGGCCGCCTGCGGCGACCCCGACTGCGAGGCCGACCACGGCTACACGGGCAGCTCGACGGCCGACGACCTGAGCCTGCGTGTCAGCGAGGCCGGCGACGGCCCGGAGACGGTGCGCCAGGCGCTCGCCTTCGCCCAGGCCCTGTCCGAGGCGACGGCGGACCTGCGCTGA
- a CDS encoding GNAT family N-acetyltransferase has product MQTSSDRHEYPAHWEADVVLRDGGTARIRPITADDAERLVSFYEQVSDESKYYRFFAPYPRLSAKDVHRFTHHDFVDRVGLAAAIGDEFIGTVRYDRIDAGGRPATGAADEAEVAFLVQDAHQGRGVASALLEHIAAVARERGIRRFAAEVLPANTKMIKVFTDAGYTQKRSFEDGVVRLEFGLEPTDRSLAVQYAREQRAEARSVQRLLAPGAVAVIGTGRAPGGVGRSILDNIRDGGFTGRLYAVNGALPEGRKELDGVPAFRSVRDIDGPVDLAVVAVPAERVPEVVAECGEHDVQGLVVVSAGYAESGPEGRERQRALVRQARSHGMRIIGPNSFGVINTSPEVRLNASLAPDMPRAGRIGLFAQSGAIGVALLSRLHRRGGGVTGVTGLSTFVSSGNRADVSGNDVLQYWYEDADTDVALMYLESIGNPRKFTRLARRTAAAKPLVVVQGARHGAGPRGHAVRATRLPHATVSALLRQAGVIRVDTITDLVDAGLLLARQPLPAGPRVAILGNSESLGLLTYDACLAEGLRPHPPQDLTTAASAADFHAALSRALADDSSDAVVVTAIPSVGEGSVGDAALAEALRSAAAEQPTKPVLVVHVELGGLAEALSAATSTAPQPSAASGPDPAAGGTRTGERAEPRTGTATEEGAEADDQGAPAPAPPPEDAHLIPAYPAAERAVRALAQAVAYGQWRRDAADPGKVPAYEDIDERGAAALIEGLLARGQGLSLTAEATCELLAAYGIHVHRALPAPTPDAAAEAARALGYPVALKATAPHLRHRADLGGVRLDLADEEQLRRAYAELTELFGSPGELRPVVQRMAPRGVDTVVRAVIDPAAGAVLSFGLAGAASQLLGDMAHRLIPVTDRDATSLVRSIRTAPLLFGWRGSAPVDTPALEELMLRVSRLVHDHPEVVAVTLEPVVVAPHGVSVLSASVRLAPPPARDDHGPRTLPAY; this is encoded by the coding sequence ATGCAGACCTCGTCGGACCGCCACGAGTACCCCGCCCACTGGGAGGCCGACGTGGTGCTGCGCGACGGCGGCACCGCACGCATCCGCCCCATCACCGCCGACGACGCCGAGCGCCTGGTCAGCTTCTACGAGCAGGTCTCCGACGAGTCGAAGTACTACCGCTTCTTCGCGCCCTACCCGCGGCTGTCCGCCAAGGACGTCCACCGCTTCACCCACCACGACTTCGTGGACCGGGTCGGGCTCGCGGCGGCCATCGGCGACGAGTTCATCGGCACCGTGCGCTACGACCGCATCGACGCCGGCGGGCGGCCCGCGACCGGCGCGGCCGACGAGGCCGAGGTCGCCTTCCTGGTGCAGGACGCCCACCAGGGCCGGGGCGTCGCCTCCGCCCTGCTGGAGCACATCGCCGCCGTCGCCCGCGAGCGCGGCATCCGCCGGTTCGCCGCCGAGGTGCTGCCCGCCAACACCAAGATGATCAAGGTGTTCACCGACGCCGGGTACACCCAGAAGCGCAGCTTCGAGGACGGCGTGGTGCGCCTGGAGTTCGGCCTCGAACCCACCGACCGCTCCCTGGCCGTGCAGTACGCGCGCGAGCAGCGCGCGGAGGCACGTTCGGTGCAGCGGCTGCTCGCCCCCGGCGCGGTCGCCGTCATCGGCACCGGCCGCGCACCCGGCGGCGTCGGACGCAGCATCCTCGACAACATCCGCGACGGCGGCTTCACCGGCCGCCTGTACGCCGTGAACGGGGCGCTGCCGGAGGGGCGGAAGGAACTCGACGGCGTCCCCGCCTTCCGCTCGGTGCGCGACATCGACGGGCCCGTGGACCTCGCGGTCGTCGCGGTGCCCGCCGAGCGGGTCCCCGAGGTGGTCGCCGAGTGCGGCGAGCACGACGTCCAGGGCCTCGTCGTGGTCTCCGCCGGCTACGCCGAGTCCGGCCCCGAGGGCAGGGAGCGCCAGCGCGCCCTGGTCCGGCAGGCCCGCAGCCACGGCATGCGGATCATCGGACCGAACTCCTTCGGCGTCATCAACACCTCGCCCGAGGTGCGGCTGAACGCCTCGCTCGCCCCCGACATGCCCCGCGCGGGCCGCATCGGCCTGTTCGCCCAGTCCGGCGCCATCGGCGTCGCGCTCCTGTCCCGGCTGCACCGGCGCGGCGGCGGCGTCACCGGCGTCACCGGCCTGTCCACGTTCGTCTCCTCCGGCAACCGGGCGGACGTCTCCGGCAACGACGTCCTGCAGTACTGGTACGAGGACGCCGACACCGACGTCGCCCTGATGTACCTGGAGTCGATCGGCAACCCCCGCAAGTTCACCCGCCTCGCCCGCCGCACCGCAGCGGCGAAACCGCTGGTCGTGGTGCAGGGCGCGCGCCACGGGGCGGGACCGCGCGGGCACGCCGTCCGCGCGACCCGGCTGCCGCACGCCACCGTCTCCGCCCTGCTGCGCCAGGCCGGGGTGATCCGCGTGGACACCATCACCGACCTGGTCGACGCCGGCCTGCTCCTCGCCCGCCAGCCCCTCCCGGCCGGCCCCCGGGTGGCGATCCTCGGCAACTCCGAGTCCCTGGGCCTGCTCACCTACGACGCCTGCCTCGCCGAGGGCCTGCGTCCGCACCCGCCGCAGGACCTCACCACGGCCGCCTCCGCGGCGGACTTCCACGCGGCGCTCTCCCGCGCGCTGGCCGACGACTCCTCCGACGCCGTCGTCGTGACCGCCATCCCGTCGGTGGGCGAGGGCTCGGTCGGCGACGCGGCCCTGGCCGAGGCGCTGCGCTCGGCCGCCGCCGAGCAGCCGACCAAGCCGGTCCTCGTGGTCCACGTCGAGCTGGGCGGCCTCGCGGAGGCCCTGTCGGCCGCGACGAGCACGGCGCCCCAGCCGTCCGCCGCCTCCGGTCCGGACCCGGCGGCCGGCGGCACGCGCACGGGGGAGCGCGCGGAGCCCCGGACGGGGACGGCGACGGAAGAGGGCGCCGAGGCGGACGACCAGGGCGCGCCCGCCCCCGCGCCGCCCCCCGAAGACGCCCACCTCATCCCCGCCTATCCCGCCGCCGAGCGTGCCGTACGGGCGCTCGCGCAGGCCGTGGCGTACGGGCAGTGGCGGCGCGACGCCGCCGACCCCGGCAAGGTGCCCGCGTACGAGGACATCGACGAGCGGGGCGCCGCCGCCCTCATCGAGGGGCTGCTCGCCCGCGGGCAGGGCCTCAGCCTCACCGCCGAGGCCACCTGCGAACTGCTCGCCGCCTACGGCATCCACGTGCACCGCGCCCTGCCCGCGCCCACCCCGGACGCCGCCGCCGAGGCCGCCCGCGCCCTCGGCTATCCGGTCGCCCTCAAGGCGACCGCCCCGCACCTCAGGCACCGCGCCGACCTGGGCGGCGTCCGCCTCGACCTGGCCGACGAGGAGCAGTTGCGCCGGGCGTACGCCGAGCTGACCGAGCTGTTCGGCAGCCCGGGGGAGCTGCGCCCGGTGGTGCAGCGCATGGCCCCGCGCGGGGTGGACACGGTGGTCCGCGCGGTGATCGACCCGGCGGCCGGCGCCGTGCTGTCCTTCGGGCTCGCCGGGGCCGCGTCCCAGCTGCTGGGCGACATGGCGCACCGCCTGATCCCGGTGACCGACCGGGACGCCACCTCGCTGGTCCGGTCGATCCGCACCGCCCCGCTGCTGTTCGGCTGGCGCGGGTCGGCGCCCGTCGACACCCCCGCGCTGGAGGAGCTGATGCTGCGGGTGTCGCGGCTGGTCCACGACCATCCCGAGGTGGTCGCGGTCACCCTGGAGCCGGTCGTGGTCGCCCCGCACGGCGTGAGCGTCCTGAGCGCCTCCGTGCGCCTCGCGCCGCCGCCCGCCCGCGACGACCACGGGCCCCGGACCCTCCCCGCGTACTGA
- a CDS encoding HPr family phosphocarrier protein: MAERRVNVGWAEGLHARPASIFVRAATAAGVPVTIAKAGGTPVNAASMLAVLGLGAQGGEEIVLASDAEGADAALDRLAKLVAEGLEELPETV; encoded by the coding sequence ATGGCTGAGCGCCGCGTCAACGTCGGCTGGGCCGAGGGTCTCCACGCCCGCCCCGCCTCCATCTTCGTCCGAGCCGCCACGGCCGCAGGCGTCCCGGTGACGATCGCCAAGGCCGGGGGCACCCCTGTCAACGCGGCCTCGATGCTGGCCGTCCTGGGCCTGGGCGCCCAGGGCGGTGAGGAGATCGTCCTCGCCTCCGACGCCGAGGGTGCGGACGCCGCCCTGGACCGTCTGGCGAAGCTGGTCGCCGAGGGCCTCGAGGAACTCCCCGAGACCGTCTGA